The Kaustia mangrovi genome has a segment encoding these proteins:
- a CDS encoding DUF1134 domain-containing protein — protein MMEKTMNTLRRLLCLAVVTLVAAFAVQAGSAHAQSTTANQPPPDDGTYSMQEIVDAGHGFFGKTTEGLAKAIESVFDKAGRPTAYIIGEEGAGAFIGGLRYGEGVLYPKAGGRYKVYWQGPSVGFDFGGDGSRTMILIYKMTAPGQIYSRFIGVQGSAYLVGGLGVSFQQNDQLTLAPIRTGVGARLGASIGYLKFTPEPTWNPF, from the coding sequence ATGATGGAGAAGACGATGAACACCCTGCGCCGGCTGTTGTGCCTTGCTGTCGTGACGCTTGTCGCAGCCTTCGCCGTTCAGGCGGGCTCCGCGCATGCCCAGAGCACCACGGCCAACCAGCCGCCACCCGACGACGGCACCTATTCGATGCAGGAGATCGTCGATGCCGGCCACGGCTTCTTCGGCAAGACGACGGAGGGGCTCGCCAAGGCCATCGAATCGGTCTTCGACAAGGCCGGCCGGCCCACCGCCTACATTATCGGCGAAGAAGGTGCCGGCGCCTTCATCGGCGGGCTGCGCTATGGCGAGGGCGTGCTCTATCCCAAGGCCGGCGGGCGCTACAAGGTCTACTGGCAGGGTCCGTCGGTGGGGTTCGACTTCGGCGGCGACGGCTCGCGCACCATGATCCTCATCTACAAGATGACCGCGCCGGGACAGATCTATTCGCGCTTCATCGGCGTCCAGGGATCGGCCTATCTGGTCGGCGGCCTCGGCGTGAGCTTCCAGCAGAACGACCAGCTCACCCTCGCCCCGATCCGCACCGGTGTGGGCGCGCGGCTCGGCGCCTCTATCGGCTATCTGAAATTTACCCCGGAACCGACCTGGAATCCGTTCTGA
- a CDS encoding flagellar export protein FliJ, whose product MRSRDTLLRLQRFRVEERQRQLVDIEAMIAEFQRKEEELTHQIEAEEARSGIDDPGHFSYPTAAKAALARRENLRKSIDELQGQIDDARAALAADEAELRKLELLVERDGTPARGKEQAAGDRIAQGMSH is encoded by the coding sequence ATGCGTTCACGCGATACGCTTTTGCGTCTGCAGCGCTTCCGGGTTGAGGAGCGGCAACGGCAACTGGTCGATATCGAGGCCATGATCGCGGAGTTCCAACGCAAGGAGGAGGAACTCACGCATCAGATCGAGGCCGAGGAGGCACGCTCCGGCATCGACGATCCCGGGCATTTCAGCTATCCCACGGCCGCGAAGGCGGCCCTCGCCCGGCGCGAGAACCTCCGCAAGTCGATCGACGAGCTTCAGGGCCAGATCGACGATGCCCGCGCCGCACTGGCCGCCGATGAGGCGGAGCTGCGCAAGCTGGAGCTTCTCGTGGAACGCGACGGCACGCCCGCGCGCGGCAAGGAGCAGGCCGCAGGCGACCGCATCGCGCAAGG
- a CDS encoding LysR family transcriptional regulator codes for MPPHPTLDQLQVFVAVAETGSFSAAARRLNRSQSVISYAIANLEAQLELRLFDREGTREPRLTDGGRAMLADARRIVDDLEELRARSQGLKEGLEGELSAAIDVTLPTQVLAAVLRDFEAQFPTVGLKLQVGALGMVADLVSRGEARIGIGGHLSDLPGGFATTLVGYNMMVPVAAPGHPLAQARPPVPLSVIREHVQLVVIDMSEQTRGQNFNVVSFRTWRLTDVGTKHALILEGLGWGGLPESMVRDDLDAGRLVRLELEPYPETHYPLYAIHTVAHPPGPAGSWMISRVRETLSACPGNHGVGSAQGGA; via the coding sequence ATGCCCCCGCATCCGACCCTCGACCAGCTTCAGGTCTTTGTCGCCGTCGCCGAGACCGGCAGCTTCTCTGCGGCGGCGCGCCGGCTCAACCGATCACAGTCCGTGATCAGCTATGCGATCGCCAACCTGGAGGCCCAGCTCGAGCTCCGGCTCTTCGACCGCGAGGGCACCCGCGAGCCGCGGCTGACCGATGGCGGGCGGGCCATGCTCGCCGATGCGCGACGCATCGTCGACGATCTGGAAGAGCTGCGCGCCCGCTCCCAGGGCCTGAAGGAGGGGCTGGAGGGCGAGCTCTCCGCCGCCATCGACGTGACGCTGCCCACGCAGGTCCTGGCGGCCGTGCTCAGGGATTTCGAGGCCCAGTTCCCGACCGTCGGCCTCAAGCTTCAGGTCGGTGCGCTCGGCATGGTGGCCGATCTGGTTTCAAGGGGCGAGGCGCGCATCGGGATCGGCGGCCATCTCTCCGATCTCCCCGGCGGCTTCGCCACGACGCTCGTCGGATACAACATGATGGTGCCCGTCGCCGCTCCGGGACACCCCCTGGCGCAGGCCAGGCCGCCGGTTCCCCTGTCCGTCATCCGCGAGCATGTCCAGCTCGTCGTGATCGACATGAGCGAGCAGACGAGGGGGCAGAACTTCAATGTCGTCTCGTTCCGGACCTGGCGGCTGACCGATGTCGGTACCAAGCACGCGCTGATTCTGGAGGGGCTGGGCTGGGGCGGCCTGCCGGAGAGCATGGTGCGCGACGATCTCGACGCCGGCAGGCTGGTCCGGCTCGAGCTCGAGCCTTATCCGGAAACCCACTATCCGCTCTATGCGATCCACACGGTCGCCCACCCGCCCGGCCCCGCCGGCTCCTGGATGATCTCGCGCGTCCGGGAGACGCTGTCCGCCTGCCCCGGCAATCACGGGGTGGGATCGGCACAGGGTGGGGCCTGA
- a CDS encoding DUF6476 family protein yields the protein MPDPRNVRALKIVVIVLGVLIVLGVLTIFGTIAYRAANPGGGASAPQPAADVSGLTLDLAADATVRQVTLDGHRMAIHITKPDGDEIVVVDARDGTVVSRIELARPAGQAAPSQ from the coding sequence ATGCCCGATCCGCGCAATGTCAGGGCACTCAAGATCGTGGTCATCGTGCTCGGCGTTCTCATCGTTCTCGGTGTCCTCACCATCTTCGGCACGATCGCCTACCGCGCGGCCAATCCGGGCGGCGGGGCATCCGCGCCGCAACCGGCCGCCGACGTATCCGGGCTGACGCTCGATCTCGCCGCGGATGCGACCGTCCGGCAGGTCACGCTCGACGGCCATCGCATGGCCATTCATATCACCAAACCCGACGGTGACGAGATTGTCGTGGTCGATGCCCGCGACGGCACGGTTGTGAGCCGGATCGAGCTGGCTCGCCCGGCCGGGCAGGCCGCGCCTTCGCAATGA
- the ctrA gene encoding response regulator transcription factor CtrA yields MRVLLIEDDTATAQSIELMLKSDGFNVYTTDLGEEGVDLGKLYDYDIILLDINLPDMSGYEVLKALRVSKIGTPILILSGLGGIEDKVRGLGFGADDYMTKPFHKDELVARIHAVVRRSKGHAQSVIRTGELVVNLDTKTVEVGGQRVHLTGKEYQMLELLSLRKGTTLTKEMFLNHLYGGMDEPELKIIDVFICKLRKKLAAATSGNHYIETVWGRGYVLRDPVDGSEDMRESA; encoded by the coding sequence ATGAGAGTCCTTTTAATCGAAGACGATACCGCAACGGCTCAGAGCATCGAGCTGATGCTCAAGTCGGACGGGTTCAACGTCTACACGACGGATCTCGGCGAGGAAGGTGTCGATCTAGGAAAGCTCTACGATTACGACATCATCCTGCTGGATATCAATCTGCCCGACATGAGCGGCTATGAGGTTCTGAAAGCCCTGCGCGTGAGCAAGATCGGCACGCCGATCCTGATCCTCTCGGGCCTCGGCGGTATCGAGGACAAGGTCAGGGGTCTCGGCTTCGGAGCCGACGACTACATGACCAAGCCGTTCCACAAGGACGAGCTGGTGGCACGCATCCATGCCGTGGTGCGCCGCTCGAAAGGCCATGCGCAGTCGGTCATCCGGACCGGCGAGCTGGTGGTCAATCTCGACACCAAGACCGTCGAGGTCGGCGGCCAGCGCGTGCACCTGACGGGCAAGGAGTACCAGATGCTGGAGCTCCTCTCGCTCAGGAAGGGCACCACGCTCACCAAGGAGATGTTTCTCAACCATCTCTATGGCGGCATGGACGAGCCGGAGCTGAAGATCATCGATGTCTTCATCTGCAAGCTGCGCAAGAAGCTCGCCGCGGCGACCAGCGGCAATCACTATATCGAGACCGTCTGGGGCCGCGGCTATGTGCTGCGCGATCCGGTGGACGGGTCGGAGGATATGCGCGAGAGCGCCTGA
- the rpoH gene encoding RNA polymerase sigma factor RpoH, which translates to MTKQTLPTVTSEGGLSRYLQEIRRFPMLEPGQEYMLAKRWREHEDSDAAHQLVTSHLRLVAKIAMGYRGYGLPISEIVSEGNVGLMQAVKRFDPDKGFRLATYAMWWIRASIQEFILRSWSLVKMGTTASQKKLFFNLRKVKGQIQALEDGDLHPDQVAEIATRLGVPADDVVSMNRRLSGDTSLNAPLRADSDGEWQDWLVDEAESQEARLAASEEYEIRHEYLIKAMKKLNEREKRIFEARRLSEDPLTLEELSKEFGVSRERIRQIEVRAFEKIQKAVKAEAQKAMASTGNSSGGAGGEPLATPA; encoded by the coding sequence ATGACCAAGCAGACATTGCCGACCGTGACAAGCGAAGGCGGCCTCAGCCGCTACCTGCAGGAGATCCGGCGCTTTCCGATGCTGGAACCGGGGCAGGAATACATGCTTGCCAAGAGGTGGCGCGAGCACGAGGACAGCGACGCTGCCCATCAGCTCGTGACCAGTCACCTGAGGCTCGTCGCCAAGATCGCCATGGGCTATCGCGGCTACGGTCTGCCGATCTCTGAGATCGTGTCGGAGGGCAATGTCGGCTTGATGCAGGCCGTCAAGCGCTTCGATCCGGACAAGGGATTCCGGCTGGCCACCTATGCCATGTGGTGGATCCGTGCCTCGATCCAGGAGTTCATCCTGCGCTCCTGGAGCCTCGTGAAGATGGGCACCACGGCGAGCCAGAAGAAGCTGTTCTTCAACCTGCGCAAGGTGAAGGGCCAGATCCAGGCGCTGGAGGACGGCGACCTCCATCCCGACCAGGTGGCCGAGATCGCCACGCGACTTGGCGTGCCGGCCGACGACGTGGTCTCCATGAACCGGCGCCTGTCCGGCGACACCTCGCTCAACGCCCCGCTGCGGGCGGATTCCGACGGCGAGTGGCAGGACTGGTTGGTCGACGAGGCAGAGAGCCAGGAAGCGCGCCTCGCCGCGTCGGAGGAGTACGAGATTCGCCATGAGTATCTGATCAAGGCGATGAAGAAGCTCAATGAGCGCGAGAAGCGGATCTTCGAGGCGCGCCGCCTGTCGGAGGATCCGCTGACGCTGGAGGAGCTGTCGAAGGAATTCGGCGTCTCTCGCGAGCGCATCCGCCAGATCGAGGTGCGTGCCTTCGAGAAGATCCAGAAGGCCGTCAAGGCGGAAGCCCAGAAGGCGATGGCGAGCACGGGCAACAGTTCCGGCGGTGCCGGAGGCGAGCCTCTCGCGACGCCTGCCTGA
- the cysQ gene encoding 3'(2'),5'-bisphosphate nucleotidase CysQ, whose protein sequence is MANTAPSPLVTVFIALAHQAGREIMSHYREDVAVSYKADASPVTAADEAGEAIILKGLADAFPDIPVVSEEAASQGRIPEVAGRFILVDPLDGTKEFVNHNGEFTVNIALVENGDPVAGVVYAPAIERMVRGEAGQGAADARLGVDDDPETAQWRPLKTRGHPDGEMIVVASRSHRDTRTEAYLEALPDHRVVSAGSSLKFCLVAAGEADLYPRLGRTMEWDTAAGHAVLAAAGGTVVTEEDTPLTYGKSENDFANPHFIARGWT, encoded by the coding sequence ATGGCAAACACCGCGCCCTCCCCGCTCGTGACCGTCTTCATCGCGCTCGCCCACCAGGCCGGCCGCGAGATCATGAGCCATTACCGCGAGGACGTCGCAGTCTCCTACAAGGCCGACGCCTCTCCCGTGACGGCAGCCGACGAGGCGGGAGAGGCGATCATCCTGAAAGGCCTCGCAGACGCCTTTCCCGACATCCCGGTCGTCTCCGAGGAGGCCGCCTCGCAGGGCCGGATCCCGGAGGTCGCCGGCCGCTTCATCCTCGTCGACCCGCTCGACGGCACCAAGGAATTCGTCAATCACAATGGCGAGTTCACGGTCAATATCGCACTCGTCGAGAACGGCGATCCGGTGGCCGGCGTCGTCTATGCCCCGGCGATCGAGCGCATGGTCCGGGGCGAGGCGGGACAGGGCGCCGCGGACGCGCGGCTCGGTGTGGACGACGATCCCGAGACCGCCCAGTGGCGCCCCCTCAAGACACGCGGCCATCCCGACGGCGAAATGATCGTGGTGGCGAGCCGGTCCCACCGCGACACACGCACCGAAGCCTATCTGGAGGCCCTGCCGGACCATCGGGTAGTCTCGGCGGGCTCGTCGCTCAAATTCTGCCTCGTCGCGGCGGGCGAGGCCGATCTCTATCCCCGCCTCGGCCGGACCATGGAATGGGACACCGCCGCGGGCCATGCCGTCCTCGCCGCAGCCGGCGGCACCGTCGTTACCGAAGAAGATACCCCGCTCACCTATGGCAAGTCCGAAAACGACTTCGCCAACCCCCATTTCATCGCCCGCGGCTGGACGTAG
- a CDS encoding RluA family pseudouridine synthase, producing the protein MDEPIRQEHSITVADAEAGARLDRVLSLHFAEISRSRFKALIEEGMVTADGRTIVEPSYRVKPGERLAVSVPPPVPAEPEGEDIALAIVHEDEHLIVIDKPAGLVVHPGAGNWTGTLVNALIAHCGDSLSGIGGVRRPGIVHRLDKDTSGLMVVAKTDAAHAGLSEQFAAHGRDGRLERAYAALVWGAPKRMTGTVEGNIARKETNRQKMAVTATGGRHATTRYRVAEHFPPSGGKTAASLVQCHLETGRTHQIRVHMAHIGHPLLGDMIYGAGFAASARTLPDGARKALEELGRQALHAELLGFEHPATGERLRFESALPEDLHHLVNALRLARWN; encoded by the coding sequence ATGGATGAACCGATCCGTCAGGAGCACAGCATCACCGTTGCGGACGCCGAGGCGGGCGCCCGTCTGGACCGCGTGCTCAGCCTCCATTTCGCCGAGATCAGCCGGTCGCGCTTCAAGGCCCTCATCGAGGAGGGCATGGTGACCGCCGACGGGCGCACGATAGTGGAGCCCAGCTACCGGGTCAAACCCGGCGAGCGCCTTGCGGTGAGCGTGCCGCCGCCGGTGCCGGCCGAACCGGAGGGCGAGGATATCGCGCTGGCGATCGTCCACGAGGACGAGCACCTGATCGTGATCGACAAGCCGGCCGGCCTCGTCGTCCATCCCGGCGCCGGCAACTGGACGGGAACGCTGGTCAACGCGCTCATCGCCCATTGCGGAGACAGCCTGTCCGGCATAGGCGGCGTGCGCCGGCCGGGCATCGTCCACCGGCTCGACAAGGATACGAGCGGGCTCATGGTCGTCGCCAAGACCGATGCCGCCCATGCGGGCCTCTCCGAGCAGTTCGCCGCCCATGGCCGCGACGGGCGGCTGGAGCGCGCCTATGCCGCCCTCGTCTGGGGCGCACCCAAGCGCATGACCGGCACGGTGGAGGGCAATATCGCACGCAAGGAGACGAACCGCCAGAAGATGGCCGTCACCGCCACCGGCGGACGCCACGCGACGACACGCTACCGGGTGGCGGAGCATTTCCCGCCATCGGGCGGCAAGACCGCGGCGAGCCTCGTTCAGTGCCACCTGGAAACCGGACGTACCCATCAGATCCGTGTCCATATGGCGCATATCGGCCACCCCCTGCTTGGCGATATGATTTACGGTGCAGGGTTCGCCGCAAGCGCGCGCACGCTGCCCGATGGTGCCCGCAAGGCGCTGGAGGAGCTGGGCCGGCAGGCCCTCCATGCGGAACTTCTGGGGTTCGAGCACCCCGCGACCGGCGAGCGGCTGCGTTTCGAGAGCGCCCTGCCGGAAGACCTTCACCACCTTGTGAACGCGCTCAGGCTTGCGCGATGGAACTAA
- the chpT gene encoding histidine phosphotransferase ChpT — translation MALLSDVDLAALLCSKVCHDIISPVGAIANGLEVLDDEDDEGMREVALNLIRSSARQASAKLQFCRMAFGASGSAGASLDFGEAEQVARAFVGDDKVRLGWDSPRELRPKGEIKLLLNMILMALGALPRGGTLEVMVAGRTFAVRAVGEGAKVPDATRAVLEGRTMADEIDPRLVQIYYATRLAAEAGFELAMAMDGPDAVVLAREPG, via the coding sequence ATGGCGCTTTTGAGCGATGTGGATCTGGCGGCACTCCTGTGTTCGAAAGTGTGCCACGACATCATCTCTCCGGTCGGTGCCATCGCCAACGGGCTGGAAGTGCTCGACGACGAGGACGACGAGGGCATGCGCGAGGTCGCGCTGAACCTCATCCGCAGCTCCGCCCGTCAGGCGAGCGCCAAGCTCCAGTTCTGCCGGATGGCCTTCGGCGCGTCCGGCTCGGCGGGCGCATCGCTTGATTTCGGCGAGGCCGAGCAGGTCGCCCGCGCCTTCGTCGGCGACGACAAGGTCCGGCTCGGCTGGGACAGTCCGCGCGAACTGCGCCCCAAGGGCGAGATCAAGCTCCTGCTCAACATGATCCTGATGGCGCTGGGCGCTCTGCCGCGCGGCGGCACGCTGGAGGTAATGGTCGCCGGCCGGACCTTCGCGGTGCGCGCGGTCGGAGAAGGCGCGAAGGTGCCGGACGCGACGCGCGCCGTTCTGGAGGGCCGCACCATGGCCGACGAGATCGACCCCCGCCTGGTCCAGATCTACTACGCCACGCGCCTGGCCGCGGAGGCTGGCTTCGAGCTCGCCATGGCGATGGACGGGCCCGACGCGGTCGTGCTGGCGCGCGAACCCGGATAG
- a CDS encoding FMN-dependent NADH-azoreductase — MSSILLVTSSPRGDTSLSTEVARELADRLAAGDPGSTIVHRDLAADPLPHVDADFAAGIYTPAEDRTPEQSHAVARSDRMVDELLAADTVIVATGMINFSVSSALKSWIDHVARAGRTFRYGETGPEGLAAGRKVYLVVASGGVYSQGPAASFNFAEPYLRAVLGFLGMTDVETVLIEGVAMGPEAAQDAVSKARDCTEKLAAAA; from the coding sequence ATGTCGTCCATTCTTCTCGTCACCTCCAGCCCGCGCGGAGACACCTCGTTGTCCACCGAGGTCGCCAGGGAGCTCGCCGACAGGCTCGCCGCCGGCGATCCCGGCAGCACGATTGTCCATCGCGACCTCGCCGCGGACCCGCTGCCCCATGTCGATGCCGATTTCGCCGCGGGCATCTATACGCCCGCGGAGGACCGCACGCCCGAACAGAGCCATGCCGTGGCCCGATCCGACCGCATGGTCGACGAGCTCCTCGCCGCCGACACGGTGATCGTCGCCACGGGCATGATCAATTTCAGCGTGTCCTCGGCGCTCAAATCCTGGATCGACCATGTGGCGCGCGCCGGGCGGACCTTCCGCTATGGCGAGACCGGGCCCGAGGGGCTCGCCGCGGGCCGGAAGGTCTACCTTGTCGTCGCCTCGGGCGGCGTCTATTCGCAAGGCCCGGCGGCCTCGTTCAATTTCGCCGAGCCCTATCTGCGCGCCGTCCTCGGCTTCCTCGGCATGACCGATGTCGAGACGGTCCTGATCGAGGGGGTGGCAATGGGGCCCGAGGCCGCACAGGACGCCGTCAGCAAGGCCAGGGACTGCACCGAGAAGCTGGCAGCCGCCGCCTGA